A single window of Vigna unguiculata cultivar IT97K-499-35 chromosome 1, ASM411807v1, whole genome shotgun sequence DNA harbors:
- the LOC114170172 gene encoding aquaporin PIP2-7-like encodes MAKDIETEVRTELTHKDYYDPPPTPFYDAAELRKWSFYRALIAEFVATLLFLYVTILTVIGYNHQIHVGDSCDGVGILGIAWSFGGMIFVLVYCTAGISGGHVNPAVTFGLFLARKVSLVRAIAYMVAQCLGAICGVGLVKAFQKSYYNRYKGGVNLLSDGYSKGAGLGAEIIGTFVLVYTVFSATDPKRKARDSHVPVLAPLPIGFAVFMVHLATIPVTGTGINPARSFGPAVIFNNEKAWDDQWIFWVGPFIGATIAAVYHQYVLRAQAAKALGSFRSSPHL; translated from the exons ATGGCCAAGGACATAGAAACCGAGGTACGAACTGAGTTGACCCACAAGGACTACTACGACCCACCCCCAACCCCATTCTACGACGCCGCCGAGCTCCGCAAGTGGTCCTTCTACAGGGCCCTCATCGCCGAGTTCGTCGCCACCCTCCTCTTCCTCTACGTCACCATCCTCACCGTCATCGGCTACAACCACCAGATCCACGTCGGCGACTCCTGCGATGGCGTCGGCATTCTCGGCATCGCTTGGTCCTTCGGCGGCATGATCTTCGTCCTCGTCTACTGCACAGCGGGCATTTCCGGGGGTCACGTAAACCCCGCCGTCACGTTCGGGTTGTTTCTGGCCAGGAAGGTGTCGCTGGTGAGAGCAATCGCCTACATGGTGGCTCAGTGCTTGGGAGCTATATGTGGCGTGGGGCTGGTAAAGGCGTTTCAGAAGAGTTACTACAACAGGTACAAGGGTGGCGTGAACTTGCTCTCTGATGGGTACAGTAAAGGCGCTGGCTTGGGCGCTGAGATTATTGGCACCTTTGTTCTTGTCTACACCGTCTTCTCCGCCACCGATCCCAAGAGAAAAGCCAGAGATTCCCATGTTCCC GTTTTGGCACCACTTCCAATTGGGTTCGCGGTGTTCATGGTTCACTTGGCCACCATCCCTGTCACCGGCACCGGCATCAACCCCGCCAGAAGCTTCGGCCCTGCTGTCATATTCAACAACGAGAAAGCATGGGATGACCAG TGGATCTTCTGGGTTGGACCTTTCATCGGTGCAACCATTGCTGCAGTCTACCACCAGTACGTATTGAGAGCACAAGCGGCAAAGGCTCTCGGGTCATTCAGGAGCTCCCCACACCTGTAA
- the LOC114176231 gene encoding putative serine/threonine-protein kinase isoform X2 gives MKIPCCSFCTCFSASVKEQETKHGEENDGNFRTFTYRELNSATRGFHPSEKIGEGGFGSVYKGQLRDGSLVAVKVLSIELDSVKGERGFVAELNTLANVKHQNLVILRGCCVEGAHRYIVYDYMQNNSLRHTFLGSEEKRMTFSWEARRDVSVGVARVLAFLHEELQPHIVHRDIKSSNVLLDENFTPKVSDFGLAKLLRDEKSHISTQVAGTLGYLAPEYASSGHLTRKSDVYSFGVLLLEIVSGQRAVDDRCFIVEKSWAAYEGNDLLRMVDPMLKMNYPMEEAKRFLMVGLCCVQETARVRPRMSEVVDMLSKNIEMEEFNVSRPGFVNDMRNAGTRRQINSSEESSAAASFADSSGWSTTNLAR, from the exons ATGAAGATTCCCTGTTGTTCTTTTTGTACTTGTTTCTCAGCATCGGTCAAAGAACAAGAAACTAAGCACG GTGAAGAGAACGATGGAAACTTTCGCACATTCACTTACAGAGAATTGAATTCTGCCACGCGGGGTTTTCATCCCTCGGAAAAGATCGGAGAAGGAGGCTTCGGCTCTGTCTATAAG GGGCAGCTTCGGGATGGAAGTTTGGTGGCTGTTAAAGTGCTCTCGATTGAGCTAGATTCCGTAAAAGGAGAGAGGGGTTTTGTAGCAGAATTGAATACACTTGCAAATGTGAAGCACCAAAATCTAGTTATTCTTCGAGGGTGTTGTGTTGAAGGAGCCCACAGATACATAGTCTACGATTATATGCAAAACAATAGCCTTCGTCACACTTTCTTAG GTTCTGAGGAAAAAAGAATGACATTCAGCTGGGAGGCTCGGAGAGATGTATCAGTAGGTGTGGCTAGAGTGCTTGCTTTTCTTCATGAGGAACTTCAACCCCATATTGTGCACAGAGATATCAAATCCAGCAATGTTCTTCTTGATGAAAATTTCACACCAAAAGTCTCAGATTTTGGCCTGGCCAAGCTACTGAGAGATGAAAAATCCCACATCAGTACCCAAGTTGCAGGCACATT AGGTTATCTTGCTCCGGAATACGCCAGTTCTGGCCACCTGACACGAAAATCAGATGTTTATAGTTTTGGAGTACTGCTTCTAGAAATTGTGAGTGGCCAAAGAGCAGTAGATGATCGTTGTTTCATAGTTGAGAAG TCTTGGGCTGCGTACGAGGGTAATGATCTTCTGAGAATGGTGGATCCAATGCTGAAGATGAACTATCCCATGGAAGAAGCTAAACGGTTTCTAATGGTGGGGCTTTGTTGCGTGCAAGAAACGGCCAGGGTGAGGCCACGAATGTCAGAGGTTGTAGACATGTTGAGCAAAAACATTGAGATGGAAGAGTTTAATGTTTCACGACCAGGATTTGTGAATGACATGAGGAACGCCGGAACGAGGAGGCAAATAAATTCGTCAGAGGAATCAAGTGCAGCAGCATCCTTTGCAGATTCCTCGGGATGGAGTACCACCAATCTTGCTCGTTAG
- the LOC114195813 gene encoding probable E3 ubiquitin-protein ligase LOG2, whose product MGNVSSGGANHRRRHSGAIRRSHPPPPPPVTPQPEIAANPFVYHGAAPYPNPTLHYPQYHYPGYYPPAPPIPHQHHHQQHQHHHLQHQHHHPQNQHQHHLHMDPAWIPGRYPCGPVMPNPAPFVEHQKAVTIRNDVNIRKESLRLEPDEGNSSHFLISFSFDATVSGSVTIYFFAKEGEDSILTPVKENNPAPLTVNFEQGLGQKFKQPSGTGIDFSVFEESELLKVGDMDVYPLAVKADASPGNHDESDRTPASGSTNSQITQAVFEKEKGEFRVKVIKQILWVNGMRYELQEIYGIGNSTEADLDESDQGKECVICLSEPRDTIVHPCRHMCMCSGCAKVLRFQTNRCPICRQPVERLLEIKVGSEE is encoded by the exons ATGGGCAACGTCTCAAGCGGTGGCGCCAACCACCGTCGCCGACACAGCGGAGCGATAAGGCGGAGTCACCCGCCGCCTCCACCGCCGGTGACGCCGCAGCCTGAGATCGCCGCGAATCCGTTCGTGTACCATGGTGCCGCACCTTATCCGAACCCTACCCTGCATTACCCGCAGTACCATTACCCCGGTTACTACCCTCCGGCGCCTCCCATACCTCATCAGCATCATCATCAACAGCATCAACATCATCATCTACAGCATCAACATCATCATCCACAAAATCAACATCAACATCATCTGCACATGGACCCGGCGTGGATTCCAGGGCGTTACCCTTGTGGGCCCGTGATGCCTAACCCTGCACCTTTTGTTGAGCACCAGAAGGCCGTTACCATAAGGAACGATGTCAATATCAGGAAAGAGAGTCTTAGGCTTGAACCTGATGAGGGAAATTCTTCCCACTTCCTTATCTCGTTTTCCTTCGATGCCACCGTTTCTGGGAG CGTCACCATTTATTTCTTTGCAAAAGAAGGTGAAGACTCCATCCTCACACCAGTGAAGGAAAACAATCCTGCTCCACTGACAGTGAACTTTGAGCAAGGTCTTGGCCAGAAGTTTAAGCAGCCATCTGGAACTGGTAttgatttttctgtttttgagGAGTCCGAGTTACTGAAAGTGGGTGATATGGATGTGTACCCCCTAGCGGTAAAGGCAGACGCATCCCCTGGTAATCATGATGAGTCAGATAGAACTCCAGCATCTGGTAGCACAAACTCACAGATTACCCAAGCAGTGTTTGAGAAGGAGAAAGGAGAGTTCCGGGTGAAAGTTATTAAGCAGATCTTGTGGGTGAATGGAATGAGGTATGAGCTGCAGGAGATATATGGCATTGGAAATTCAACAGAAGCTGACTTGGATGAGAGTGACCAAGGAAAAGAATGTGTTATCTGCTTGTCGGAGCCTCGAGATACAATTGTTCATCCCTGCCGCCATATG
- the LOC114180275 gene encoding V-type proton ATPase subunit G-like produces MASNRGQGGIQQLLVAEQDAQRIVNAAKNEKLARLKQAKEEAEKEIAEYRAQLEYEFQKKVSESSGDSGANVKRLELDTGAKIHHLKTEAGRISGDVVTMLLKYVTSVHN; encoded by the exons ATGGCATCTAACAGGGGTCAAGGTGGAATTCAACAGTTGCTGGTGGCTGAACAAGATGCCCAAAGGATTGTCAATGCTGCAAAAAATG AAAAATTGGCTAGACTGAAGCAGGCCAAAGAAGAGGCTGAAAAGGAAATTGCTGAGTACAGAGCTCAGTTGGAGTACGAGTTTCAAAAGAAAGTGTCAGAG AGTAGTGGAGATTCTGGTGCTAATGTGAAGAGACTTGAGCTAGATACTGGAGCAAAGATCCATCACCTGAAAACTGAGGCAGGGAGGATATCAGGGGACGTTGTCACCATGCTCCTCAAGTATGTAACTAGTGTGCATAATTAA
- the LOC114176231 gene encoding putative serine/threonine-protein kinase isoform X1 — MKIPCCSFCTCFSASVKEQETKHEEPGEENDGNFRTFTYRELNSATRGFHPSEKIGEGGFGSVYKGQLRDGSLVAVKVLSIELDSVKGERGFVAELNTLANVKHQNLVILRGCCVEGAHRYIVYDYMQNNSLRHTFLGSEEKRMTFSWEARRDVSVGVARVLAFLHEELQPHIVHRDIKSSNVLLDENFTPKVSDFGLAKLLRDEKSHISTQVAGTLGYLAPEYASSGHLTRKSDVYSFGVLLLEIVSGQRAVDDRCFIVEKSWAAYEGNDLLRMVDPMLKMNYPMEEAKRFLMVGLCCVQETARVRPRMSEVVDMLSKNIEMEEFNVSRPGFVNDMRNAGTRRQINSSEESSAAASFADSSGWSTTNLAR; from the exons ATGAAGATTCCCTGTTGTTCTTTTTGTACTTGTTTCTCAGCATCGGTCAAAGAACAAGAAACTAAGCACG AAGAGCCAGGTGAAGAGAACGATGGAAACTTTCGCACATTCACTTACAGAGAATTGAATTCTGCCACGCGGGGTTTTCATCCCTCGGAAAAGATCGGAGAAGGAGGCTTCGGCTCTGTCTATAAG GGGCAGCTTCGGGATGGAAGTTTGGTGGCTGTTAAAGTGCTCTCGATTGAGCTAGATTCCGTAAAAGGAGAGAGGGGTTTTGTAGCAGAATTGAATACACTTGCAAATGTGAAGCACCAAAATCTAGTTATTCTTCGAGGGTGTTGTGTTGAAGGAGCCCACAGATACATAGTCTACGATTATATGCAAAACAATAGCCTTCGTCACACTTTCTTAG GTTCTGAGGAAAAAAGAATGACATTCAGCTGGGAGGCTCGGAGAGATGTATCAGTAGGTGTGGCTAGAGTGCTTGCTTTTCTTCATGAGGAACTTCAACCCCATATTGTGCACAGAGATATCAAATCCAGCAATGTTCTTCTTGATGAAAATTTCACACCAAAAGTCTCAGATTTTGGCCTGGCCAAGCTACTGAGAGATGAAAAATCCCACATCAGTACCCAAGTTGCAGGCACATT AGGTTATCTTGCTCCGGAATACGCCAGTTCTGGCCACCTGACACGAAAATCAGATGTTTATAGTTTTGGAGTACTGCTTCTAGAAATTGTGAGTGGCCAAAGAGCAGTAGATGATCGTTGTTTCATAGTTGAGAAG TCTTGGGCTGCGTACGAGGGTAATGATCTTCTGAGAATGGTGGATCCAATGCTGAAGATGAACTATCCCATGGAAGAAGCTAAACGGTTTCTAATGGTGGGGCTTTGTTGCGTGCAAGAAACGGCCAGGGTGAGGCCACGAATGTCAGAGGTTGTAGACATGTTGAGCAAAAACATTGAGATGGAAGAGTTTAATGTTTCACGACCAGGATTTGTGAATGACATGAGGAACGCCGGAACGAGGAGGCAAATAAATTCGTCAGAGGAATCAAGTGCAGCAGCATCCTTTGCAGATTCCTCGGGATGGAGTACCACCAATCTTGCTCGTTAG